The sequence below is a genomic window from Pongo abelii isolate AG06213 chromosome 15, NHGRI_mPonAbe1-v2.0_pri, whole genome shotgun sequence.
TGGAAGCTGGTGCTCTTGGGAGCTGATGAAGAGGAGCCACAGCTCAGGGTGGACTTGGATACAGCCGACTTTGGCTACGCTGTGGGTGAGGTAGAGGCCCTGGTGCATGAGGAGGCTGAAGTACCAACTGCCGTAGAGAAGATCCACAGGCTCAGCAGCATGCTTGGTGAGGGAGACAGGCCCTTTTGTGCTTTTCCTGCTCCCCACTTTTCTCTTTTGGAGGCACCCATTGGACCATGTAGTGGGGGAGGGcctctggatttaaaaaaatttttgttaatagagacgaggttttgccgtgttgcccaggctggtctggaactcctggactcaagcaatttgcctgcctcagccttccaaagtgctgggattacaggtgtgagcctctgtgcctggcctggattaTTTTTGTAATGGGAATTGTTTTAGCAATTTTATAAGTTTGCTTACAGTTGTGTgaaatctcattttctctttaacaGTAGCTAATTTGGATTTAGTCCTTCCATGTGTCTAATTCCAGCCAACCTGCCTCATTTAGTTCTCATACCTATAGCCAGATCTCCTTCAGTTTCATTTCTCAGTTCCCTGCTTTGACTTTTCCTTcccccaatctttttttttttcttcttcttcagtcACCACTCCTCCACAAGGAGTGAAAAGTAAGCCTGTTTACAAAAGCTGCCCTCTGGGAGGCTCAGACCCAGGATCTTCAGATCATGAGACTGATGCGCTGCCCACTACACCGAGAGTCCAACCAATCTTGTCCTTTCGTTTTACAATTACCTAGATCCTTTTAATTTGTCCTTTTGGCTTTTTGTAAAGGACAATAACATTATAGTTATGTGAGACAGTGGGGCATGATTTGGCAGATTTGTTCCCAAGCATAATTCCCTTATAGACAGTTCATCCACACTAGTGTGGAATTGTGCATCCCATGGGGCCTTACAGCCCTGCAGTGCTGTTTGGGCCCCTCAGCAAACATACACTGAGTTCCTTGCTATGTGCCCAGCATGCTGCCAGGCACTAACAACAGACACTGGCAACAGGCAGTTCCATTCTCACCTCACCACGTAGAGGTGAGAATTCTATGTCAATCCCACCCTATGGCTATAGcttccctcctcttctttctatAGCTCTTGGTTTCTATGTGTACATCTCTGCATGTGCTTCATTACTAAGCTAATGAGCTTTGGCCTGGTCTAGGGCTTTAATCTTGATTGCAGGACAGGGTAATAACTGAAATGAGCTGATGCTGAGGCATCCTTCATCTTCTTGGCGCCTGGGTGCCTCTTCGCCATTTCTCCTTGCTGGAGGAGAGGCTCAGGTGTGGCTTCTAGTCCCACTCTTGCCTGAAGTTGCTCTTTTAGGTCCCACTTccacaggcaggcagggagtGGACTAGTGTGTTACAGAAGCTGGGTGGGTGACATTCAGAACCCCAGTGTGGCTTTGGAAACATCCATGGAGTCCTGGCTAGGTGGGCAGGGAGCAGAGTCCAAGTGCTTGTGGCTCTGTCCATTTCTCTCCTCATTGTCCTTTTACCTGTAGGTGTACCTGCACAGGAGACAGCACCGGCCAAGCTGATCGTGTATCTACAGCGTTTCCGGCCTCAAGACTATCAGCGCCTGTTAGAAGTGAACAGCTCCAGAGAGAGGCCACAAGAGACTGAAGATCCTGACAACTGCCTGGGCTAGGGGTGTCACTTCCTAGAAGGGGAAGGGAACTCTGGGTCTAATGGAGTCCACTCCTGGGCCCACTGTGCCTCTCCCCTCAGTGTCCCTTATGACAGTGACTCCTCTGTCTCCAGCTCTGCCtgtttcttctccctcctctaaGCTACTGTTCCTTGAGCCCTCCCTGGCTGCTTCCTCTCCCTCATCCGTCAGATGCAATCTGTGGGCCGCCCCTCTCCCCTGGCCGCTAAGCAGCCTCCATTGATTTCCGCTCGTGTTTACAGGATTTCCACTTAGCTGTGATCAGTAGTTAAGCACAGGAAAATCCCTTGCCACCCCCCTCCCTTGGTCGATGCCATTGATTCTGCCAGCGGCTCCTAAACTGCCTTACAGCTGAGTTAGAAGATGAGGGGAGGCAGCAGGGATTTCCCTGCCTTGGGGTGTGGGAAACAGAAGCAAGTTGAGGAAATGGTTGGGAATCCCTGTTAGAACTCTAGAAATTCTAATCTGATtttgccactgtgcccagctctgccCCAGAGGGTAGAGTGCCTCCTGTGGAAGTTTAGGGGCAAATTTGTTCCCTGACCTGGAGAGGGTTAGAAAGAACCAACAGctgccccctccccgccccagtGTTGAGACAGGTTCTCAAGGCTCAGGGGAAGATGCATACCTCCTATGTAAGAATGCTTTTCCCTTGCTGTTATTCATACACACTTTCCACTTCAAATATACCCAAATATGGCTTTCCTCCCCTCTCAGGCTTTATTGGGCTTTATTTGTGGGAGAAAGGGGCTGGTCCCCAGTTTTTGCAGTGCAAAGCCAGAGCGCCACCTGCTGGTAGCCCTCAGGTGTAGGTTCGAAGCTGCTGGGGCCCCCTGGGGTTTGGGACACAGGAGAATTTCAGGCTGTGAGTGGAGACAGTTACTGCCACGATTCCACAGGCAAGTTGTTCACCTCAAAGATCTCCTGCACCGACTGGTGAAAGTGGTTGTAGGTGAGGCGCAGCTTTAGTCGTAGGGGGGCCTAGAAATGGGAGAGCGGGGACCAGGGTTAGCACCCATGGCTTCTTCTACCCCTGGGTCTTGTCTTGGGGGAACTCCTGAAGCTCACCTTGTTAGGATTGAGGATTCTGAAGAGCTGGGTGATAGGAAGGCCACCCCGAGCTGGAACTGTGTTCCCACTGGGGGCctgcagctgcagctggagaCTCTGAACACAGGAGTTTAACAGAGCACAGTGTGGCAGTAGGTAGGGCTCAGGCAGCCCCTCTACACTCAGTGGCTCCACACCCTTTTCCTGTAACTCCCCAAGTGCTGATCTCCAGATGACTCAATCCCATCTCACACTGtctcccacccacctcctccaCTTAGTGGCCTTTTCTCCTGGAGTCCCCAAGCCACCTCTGAACTCTGATCTTTACAAACCTTGGGCACAGCAGCCTGGCAGATGAAATGGGTGACATCACCCTCTGAGAAGTTGGTGGCAGTGACGGTGATTAACAGCAAAGCAGGGTTTTCAGGGGGTCGAATGAAAGACAGATTCAGCTGTACTCCCTCACGCTCAAACACTTTGAGATCTGGGATGGGAGCTAGAGTAGGGAGACAGAGGCGGTTCAGTGTGCAGGTTTGAGAGAacatgtttgttcattcattcaacaaaacttGAGTGAACACCTACTGGCCCTGCACTACTCGAAAGGCTAGTAACAAAGTAGACATGTAGATGAGGCTGGAGCTTACTGTCTAATGGGggagagaaacaataaaaaaagggccgggcatggtggcttatgcctgtaatcccagcactttgggaggctgaggcgggtggatcacctgaggcccggagtttgagaccagcctggccaacatggtgaaaccctgtctactaaaaatacaaaaagttagccgggtgtggtggctcgtgcctgtagttccagctgcttgggaggctgagacacgagaacagcttgaacccgggaggctgaggttgcagtgagccgagatcacgccactgcactccagcctgggtgacagagcaagactctgtctcaaaaaaaaaaaaaaagaaaaaaagcaagataatTACAGACCATAATAGATGCTATGAAGGAAGTAAGTCATGCCAGAATAACTGGGGAGAACTGACTTAAATAGGAGTGGTAGGGGAAGGCATCTGACATTTTAGCTGAAGCCTGAAGAGTGAGAATGAGCTGGTCATTTGATGTGCTggggaaagaacattccatgtaaaaaagaacatgaaatgCCAAGGGTGGGAGGGTGTGAGGAGCTGAGAAGGGGGCAGTGAGTGGGTAGTGGGAAAGTGGTATAAGAAGGGTTGGGGAGGAAGAAGGGCCCTGTAGGCCAGGGAAAGAAGTCTGGAACAAAGGGAAGACAGGTGACCATGATTGACTTCATTCTTTTACCTCCTGAGATGGTGATGGGATGGGGGACACACAGGAAGAAGCAGGGTCCATGAGCCTCAGCCCTTGGCTTAGGAGGAGAAGCAGTACATTTCTACCTACCTTCTCTAAGACATCTCTCCTTTGCTTAGGCTTACCTGGGGATGGAGGTGCACAGGGAAGGTCAAGCAGGTGTACCAGGGCACCTCCTGGGGATGGGTCCAGAGGGGGAGGATGCTGGACATCCCCAGAAGTCCCATCCAGGAGATCTAGCAGATCCAGGAGCTGTGAGGCCTGGCAGAAGGGACAGAAGGGGCAGGGCTGGGTATGAAGCTCAGCCTGTCTTCCTACCCCAGAGTTTCTAGCCTTCTCACCTGGGGCTCTGTGGGCACTGGAGCTGCTTCTGAAAGCTGGGCTGCTTCTTTGCTTTCCTTTGCTTCCTCATCAGCCTGAGGGCCATCTCGCTCCACAAGAGGCATTTTTTCCAGGATGGCAGCCCTGAGAGGATGGAATGCAAGTGTGCCTCTCTGTGGTCTCTGGGCCTTTCACAAGAGGCATCTAGGATGAGGACTAGGAACATGGACCCCTGGGCACATGGTGACTCAGAAGTACCCTTCTGATTTCCTAAAATGACATGTTGTTGCTGATTTTCAGATGAACAAGGAGGGTTGGAAGCCAGCTTAGCTTCAATTAACAGTGGGTGGGAAGCTCTCACCGTGGATGTGGAAGAACACAGGTGAGGATGAGGCCCTTGTACCTAGAAAAGGGCATTTGGGAGAGGGCAGGGGTTTGGGTCCCATGCTGCAGCACAGTGCTGGACACACCTCATGTGGTCGTATTTCCGGAAGAGTGTGTCATACTCCACAGCCCGCTGCTGCAGCTCCACGTCCAAGCAGCTCCCGTAGATGGACACCACCTGGCGGATGCGGCTGGGCCAGTGTAGTATGTAAGTGGCAATGGCAGTGTGCCACTGCAGGATGTGGCAGGAAGGAAAGGCCCACGGAGCAGGGAAATACCCAGATTTGGCTCAAAAACAAGAACCTAAGGGCTGGGGGGTAGGGAGGGCTGGGTATGTATGCCTGGAAAGAAACTCAGAAATGGGTGGGCCCAGTGACAGGCCATCTCTCAAGGGGCTGGGACCCCTTCTTACTTGTTGTCCCCACAGAGGCGAGTGCTGAGCTTCATGAGGGCCGTGAGGGCATATCCTCGAGTGGCTGGCAGGGACATATGGGACTGCAGCACCTTTTCCAGCAATGCCAGCACTTCCTCTTCGTCCACCTTCAGACATGGATACAGTTAGTGGCCCTGGTGCAAGTCCTGTCCCCCTGATGAGTCCCTCCTCAGTGTACCCCCAATGAGGTCTCACCTGAAGGGGCTCAATCTCCTCGCAGTTCCCCGCCAGCAGGAGGTCCCCATACTCCCCAATGCACCAGGCTGCCACCTGCACCAGTGGTTGCTACATGGGATAAGAAACTGCTgggctggccgggcatggtggctcacgcctgtaatcccagcacattgggaggctgaggcgggaggatcgcttgagaccaggagttcaagaccagcctgggcaacagagcgagaccccccatctctattaaaaaaaaaaaaaaagagagagagaaagaaagaaacactgcTGGGCCAGTGTCTGAGGTCCCCTCCTCACTTCCAGACCTGGCAATATCCCTTTAGGCAGTGCAAAGATGGTGGGGGGTTGGAGGGGTGGGGAAAGGGAAGTTTGTTACCTGGCTCCCACTGCCCTCTGGTGGCCAAGCATCAGAACTACATGGCCTAACCACACAGAATGGAAATGTGAGAGGGTCCCTCCCTTGTGGAAGGGGTGGATGCTTTCTGCCCACCCTATTTAATTAAGATGGAAAAGGGGGCTATAGATACTGGCTGGCCTTGTTAATTCATTCAGCATTCAAGGTAATAATAAAACCTCATAAACACAGGAGCTTTAATCTCAAGGCATTTCTAAGAGGCAGTCAGGGTACATGGAGCATAAGGGAAGTTAGTCATCTGTAGTTACATAACCAGGAGGTACCAGAGTCAGGACAAAAGCCCAGATGTTCTTAAAAACAGGGCTCTGTGCTCGGATGTCTTCTGCACTATGTAAGTAGCTGTGACCTTGAGAGAAAAATTGGAATCTAGTGTAGGGAGGAGGTGGCCCAGGATGGGCAAGGGAGTGGTTGGGCAGCCCTGGGCCTAGGTAGGTGGGAATGGTACCTGGGAAATGTTTTCTGCCAGGGCATTGTAGAGGCGGCGCACAGAGTAGGCATGTAGCTCCTGGGCCCCCCCAATCAGCTGGGTCAGGTTGGCCACTGCATCATCCTGCACGTGGGTGCCCGCCTGGAAGGTGTGGGCATGGCCAAGTCAGTGTGGTGAATCCTGACCACTTCTGCCCAGCTCTCTGACTGGCCCCTGCCTCACCGTTGTCAGCACATGCAggatggtgtctatgtgccagcGTTTGGTTGGAGCAAACCTAGGGGATATATGGCTCATCAGTCCTGGTACTGACCCTCCCCAGATTCTACCCTCTTTGACTCCTGGGCACCTCACCTCTCTGCAGCCAGCAGGATGCCTGAGGCACAGTCAGCCCGTAGGTCAGGAGGGCAGGACTCCAGAAAGGCCTGCAGCTCTTGCATCATGGCTCGCACGTTGGAGCTATTTACCAGAGCCAGGCTCAGTTCCAGGGCTCTCCTGGCAGGAGAAAGAGGTTTCCATGTAGGTAGCCCAGGTCATCCTGGTCCATGCCTCAGGCCCTCTGCTTCCCCAGGGACCTGTCTCCCTCAGTCCCCTTACTCCAGCTGCTCTAAGCTGGCTCAAGTCTTGGCCACAAGGCACTGGGAACCTCTGCCCTGCTGTCCTGTCCCCTCTATCACTGCTCACCGGCTGAGGGAGGCATCAGTTTCCCGTAGACATTCCACCACAGTGGGCCGATGCCGCTGCACAGCACTGTGATCAGACTGCACCAGTCGAAGCAGTGATGTCAGGGCTACATACCTGGTCAGGATGGGGGAGGTTCTATCATACCATGGCCATCAGCCCCCACTCCCCGTCCTGTCCTGGGTATAGGGATGAGATAAGAGAGAAATGGATCAGGAGGCTTTGGAGGAAGGAGGGCAGAGGGCCAGGGGATCAGTGGCACAGCCTAGGTAGACAGTTGGGACTATTACCTAATGTTCCTGTCACTGTTGAGTAGGAAGCGGCCAAGAATGTTGACAGCTAGAACCTATGAGAGGCAGAAGTTGGGGTCAGTCAGGAAAGGAGCAACCTGCTCAGCCATTGAGGAGTGGGAACACATTGGCGCAAGATGATGGGGCTAGGAGGAAGAAACCAGCAAGCAGGACCTGTGTGGGTGAGGTGGTGGGCGGGGCCATAGTGGGAGAGGCATAAGGGATGATACCCGTAGGCCAGCTGCAGAGCGGATGTCCATGATGGTGAGTACTGTCTCAAACAGGACCGCATTTCCAGCATTTCGGCTGGTGTCTGTGTTAGTGGCCACCTGAGTGGATGAGAGAGGAGATGTATCTGCTCAAGGCCCTCCTCAGGTCtcctttttttgatacagggtctcactctgtcgcccacagctcactgtagccttgacctcccaggctcaggtgatcctcctgcctcagcctcctgagtggctgggactagaggcacacgcCAACAAGCCCAGGTAATTCTCAGGATTCTTGAAGGACTCCAACATGTCATCTGTCCATCCTTCAACCATCCAACAAAGTTCCCTGAGcctctactatgtgccagggccAGCCTGGGCACTGGGGCAATAGCACTAAGACAGACTGTGTCCCTTCTTCATGGAGTTCACTGTCTAGAGGAGATGGAGAGGCAATTATATGGCCACTGCACAGTGAGGAGTCATGTGAGGGGCACCCAGGGCTGGTGGGGTCTCCAAGCAACACAGCTAACCAGTGCCCTCCCAGGCCCCACCTGGGCCAGCAAGTCATTCATGGTCTCACTGCTGTCCTCATGGTTCCGGCCCAGGATCCGAAGCAGACGAAGTATCTGGACCTGAGGTTGGGTTGAAAATGGAAAGTTGGAGGGGTTCATAGGATAACAAGTCATGGGGCTGAGGAGAAAACTCCAACATGGAGGACAGCACTGTGAGGGTCTGGCTCGCTCCCTAGAGTCTTCCCCCACCTCCTCACCTCCATAGGTCCCTTGGTCGTGGGAGGGGAACAGAGGTGTGTGAGGCCAGGGGAGTTTAGGACAGGcttaaaaaaattgttaccaAACTGTATTTTCCTGACTTTTAGGCATTCCCTCTCCCCTCACAGGTCCTAAGATGACCTGAGCAATCCTGTGCCTGCTACTCTGCTGCCCAGGACACTGAGAGAACCAGTGTTCTCTGGGAGGAAACCACTGGTCATGGTCTTACTGCTATGCCCTCTCTGATccagggatacagcagtgaaagGTCACCCCACCTGCAGGAAGGGGTCGCTGACTCCAGATATGCTGTGTTCTGTGGAGTATCCCGTTGTCACCAGAGTCCGGAGGATCTGTACCAGCTGGGGTACCACCTGGAGGGAGGGCACAACTTTGGGCATTTGTTCTAATCCTCTCCAGCTAAAGCCCCATTCCTTCCCCACTGACCCTCTCTTCCAGGCCCAGGGCCTGCCCCTTTACCAGCCCACCTTTCGGAAGTGCCTGAGGGCTGCAGGGCTTCGTTCGCAGAGCTCCGTGATCAGCGTGATGGTGCCCAGCAGGATGCCTGGGGTCAGGGTCGGGGAAGTGAATGGTGGGGGCCAGGGGCAAGAGAGTCTAttgcgtgtgtgcctgtgtgtgtgcactaCCCTTCTCCTGTGAGCTGGGGTTCCCATCCGATTTTCAATTCTTCTGTCCATAGAGCTGAAGCAAAGGATGGGGAGCCCCACAGCCTTACCATGGTGACGCTCATGAAGCAGTTGAGCACAGGGTGGGAGGAAGACACTGGAGAGTTCAGGGACCTTCCGGATCATGTGCACTGCAGTCAGAATAGCCTGCAGAGGTCAGGGGCCTCAGACAGGGGTCAGAGGGGATGGACCCCTGCATCTACTACTATATGGCACGCAGCAGGCAGTGTGCAGGAGCAAGTGCCAAGAGTCCCGCCATCTCACCTTCTTGCGCACGTAGGGACTGGGCTGCAGGAGCAGTTTCTCCACTTCTGGGGCCAGGTCTCGGCACATCTCAGCAGAGCCCATGGTGCTCAAAGTGCACAAGGCCAGGCCTTGTACTGGCTGAATCCCCTGGCTCAGGTCACTGCAGGGTTTGGGAGGATGGTCAGTCAAACCTCTGAGAAAATCAGTCCTTTTCAATACCCACAACAGGCAGTCCCCTGGGATTTCCAAGGTCCCTACTCTCCCATCTCCCTGATTCCAGGTGATTGCCAGAACCCTCTCACTTCTTGATGCTGTTGGTAATGAGCAGGTGGGCATCGTGCCTCTCATCCAATAGAAGCATGGCCCCCAGGTAGCCCACCCTCTTGTCTGTGAATCTGGAGGAGGCGATCAGTTTCAGGCACTCCATCTATAGTGAAGGGGGCAGACCAGGAAGAGGCAGGGGTGAAACCATAGACACTCACATCCCTGTTCCATCTTCCTCTTTAAAACCAGATTAACCTGTGGGGCATCATATCTCATCACTCTCCCTTCAACAAGAGGAGAAGCTTAGGAAATTCAGGCGTTAGTGGGTAGGAGGACCTAGGAGTTGAGGAGGATGGGAGCGGAGAGGAGGAGATGCCTGCCCTAAAGGGGCTGGCCAGAGAATGAAGGGTTCAGGCCAGCTGATGACCAGTAGGGGTAGCAATGGGGAAAGAGGTTTGCAGTGCAGGCTGTGAAGACTCTGAAATTGTAGAATTTAAAAAACCAGGGCGTAAACAGGTGACAGAGTCTGGGACTCTGCCCCACTAGCCTTCATCAAGCTCAGGAGGGAGGTATTCCTGGCCAGTACCTGTCCAAAGTGGGCGGGGTAGCCCAACATGTGGACGTAGAGCAGTTTGGCCAGCTGCCGGTGCCTGTGCACTGGGTCCCCGTCGCGGAAGGAGGCCCGGATGTGGGCACACTCCTTTTGGATCACCTCCCGCTCCTGGGCCTGAGTCTTGGCCCCGCGAATCTCTTCGATGAGGTCCTGAAGCTTCAGCGAAGGCACCACCATCCTGACTGGCAGAGTCCGGGAGTGGAGAAACACTCTCTGGCCGGGCGTGCCTGGGCTTTCGGCCCAGGCCCGTCCTGTGTCAAGAGCCTAAGGGCCCGGGTCCCACAGGTACCCTAAAATTGCGCCCGCATTTTACCTTTCCCGAAGTGGGTCGCCAAATTCCGCGCCCACCCCACCGCCCGAGAAGCCCACTACGCATGCGTCCGCACCCCACCGGCGCCCCTTCCTACTGAGCATGCGCCGGAGCCCCACCTATTTCTCTGTCCCGTTTCCTCCCCCTACCTGGTACCCCATCCCTAGCTCAGCCATTGCTTTCTTTCCACGACCCTCCGCTGTTTCTTCCGCGAGCTTCCTCCCCCGATTTCCATCTCAGGCAGTGGCAGCGGCAGCGACAGCCTGCCTACCCCAGGACTCCAGCCTCACCTGGCTTCTGCCTTAACTCCGCTCCTCTGCCCCCCAGCGCTTCCTGGTACGGGGCCGAGCAGGGGTTGGTGCTCCGTGCGGTCCTTCCCTCTCCCCGCCTCCACCAC
It includes:
- the AP1G2 gene encoding AP-1 complex subunit gamma-like 2 isoform X7, which codes for MSVTMVVPQLVQILRTLVTTGYSTEHSISGVSDPFLQVQILRLLRILGRNHEDSSETMNDLLAQVATNTDTSRNAGNAVLFETVLTIMDIRSAAGLRVLAVNILGRFLLNSDRNIRYVALTSLLRLVQSDHSAVQRHRPTVVECLRETDASLSRRALELSLALVNSSNVRAMMQELQAFLESCPPDLRADCASGILLAAERFAPTKRWHIDTILHVLTTAGTHVQDDAVANLTQLIGGAQELHAYSVRRLYNALAENISQQPLVQVAAWCIGEYGDLLLAGNCEEIEPLQVDEEEVLALLEKVLQSHMSLPATRGYALTALMKLSTRLCGDNNRIRQVVSIYGSCLDVELQQRAVEYDTLFRKYDHMRAAILEKMPLVERDGPQADEEAKESKEAAQLSEAAPVPTEPQASQLLDLLDLLDGTSGDVQHPPPLDPSPGGALVHLLDLPCAPPSPAPIPDLKVFEREGVQLNLSFIRPPENPALLLITVTATNFSEGDVTHFICQAAVPKSLQLQLQAPSGNTVPARGGLPITQLFRILNPNKAPLRLKLRLTYNHFHQSVQEIFEVNNLPVESWQ
- the AP1G2 gene encoding AP-1 complex subunit gamma-like 2 isoform X6 produces the protein MVVPSLKLQDLIEEIRGAKTQAQEREVIQKECAHIRASFRDGDPVHRHRQLAKLLYVHMLGYPAHFGQMECLKLIASSRFTDKRVGYLGAMLLLDERHDAHLLITNSIKNDLSQGIQPVQGLALCTLSTMGSAEMCRDLAPEVEKLLLQPSPYVRKKAILTAVHMIRKVPELSSVFLPPCAQLLHERHHGILLGTITLITELCERSPAALRHFRKVVPQLVQILRTLVTTGYSTEHSISGVSDPFLQVQILRLLRILGRNHEDSSETMNDLLAQVATNTDTSRNAGNAVLFETVLTIMDIRSAAGLRVLAVNILGRFLLNSDRNIRYVALTSLLRLVQSDHSAVQRHRPTVVECLRETDASLSRRALELSLALVNSSNVRAMMQELQAFLESCPPDLRADCASGILLAAERFAPTKRWHIDTILHVLTTAGTHVQDDAVANLTQLIGGAQELHAYSVRRLYNALAENISQQPLVQVAAWCIGEYGDLLLAGNCEEIEPLQVDEEEVLALLEKVLQSHMSLPATRGYALTALMKLSTRLCGDNKAAILEKMPLVERDGPQADEEAKESKEAAQLSEAAPVPTEPQASQLLDLLDLLDGTSGDVQHPPPLDPSPGGALVHLLDLPCAPPSPAPIPDLKVFEREGVQLNLSFIRPPENPALLLITVTATNFSEGDVTHFICQAAVPKSLQLQLQAPSGNTVPARGGLPITQLFRILNPNKAPLRLKLRLTYNHFHQSVQEIFEVNNLPVESWQ